One window from the genome of Salisaeta longa DSM 21114 encodes:
- a CDS encoding TonB-dependent receptor: MTYTYRTVILLLLAGFTWTIPEAAAQGVTRAAMHGTVVDTQGEPLPGANVLAIHTPTGTRYGTATNAQGRFLFRAMRIGGPYTVRVTFIGYKPAEQTGIRLQLGEDRELNVVLEEEARALDQVVVVGEESDLNSDRSGISTFVQEDAIEALPTISRSTQDFTRLTPQASGLSFGGRNTQYNNFSVDGSIFNNPYGLDSPVPGGQTSAQPISLDAVEQVQVSIAPFDVRQGGFTGAGVNTVTKSGTNDLTATAYYFTRNENLIGDQVGSATLFEPDLTFNQAGISVGGPIIEDKLFFFVNGEIVRRDDPGSVFSADTDGNPNNNGPNVSRVQADVMERISQRLQEEYNYDTGGFGRGYLLDTTNDKLLAKLDWNIATGQTATLRFNYLNAAKDLNANPVAIFRRGPNQNTLPFENAGYTINNDIYSIVGEYNGSFGTRYTNKTIIGYTAFRDNREPFSTPFPTLEIFENGLLYTTAGHEPFSINNLLDQDVFQFTNNFSIFAGRHTITLGVNYEQFWFNNSFNLFKYGLFVAPVQFGGTRFQSLDDFFAYTDPSNPSCSAPGVDPADGPCFLELNEFVPDNPTFAFDETNVGQGALYVQDEYTVSDRLEVTAGLRVDMPVYYMDIPRNEAIASLRFRNNERIDTSELPEVRPLWSPRVGFNWDVLGDRTTQIRGGSGIFTGRLPFVWIGNQVTNQGTDNPSCINTPNNDGCLGIVNALSDDFRWPQVWKSSLAIDQRLPGNVIATVNALYGNDLNAIVVRNANLARPTGTAPDGRPTFGNVTNPGNETSTRINDEVAGAYVMDNTNEGYQWSVTGELKKQFDLGVNARLAYTYSQARNKLTSTEIAQVLFEGNPVSVDPNNPELSFSEFGLKHRIIGAASYRVAYAERYKTTVGMFFEVGRGDRFSYTYAGDMNGDGVINNDLMYVPTGPGDINLVNPSNWSALNRYITQDEYLSSVRGAIAERNGALSPWFATLDLQVAQDFTLDVGSTANTLRVSLNIFNVPNLLNSAWGVREVPISTQVLRFERYNAAGEPVFEWIGPQRTFQDNVAIVSRWRAQLGIRYIFN; the protein is encoded by the coding sequence ATGACTTACACCTACCGTACCGTCATCCTCCTGCTCTTGGCAGGATTCACATGGACCATTCCCGAAGCCGCCGCCCAGGGCGTCACGCGTGCTGCCATGCACGGCACCGTCGTCGACACGCAGGGCGAGCCGCTGCCCGGCGCCAACGTCCTTGCCATTCATACCCCCACCGGCACGCGCTACGGCACAGCAACCAACGCGCAGGGCCGGTTTCTCTTTCGCGCCATGCGCATCGGCGGCCCCTACACCGTCCGCGTCACCTTCATTGGCTACAAGCCGGCCGAGCAAACCGGCATCCGGCTGCAGCTGGGCGAAGACCGCGAGCTGAACGTGGTGCTTGAGGAAGAAGCCCGCGCCCTCGATCAAGTCGTTGTGGTAGGCGAAGAGTCAGACCTCAACAGCGACCGCAGCGGGATTTCCACCTTTGTGCAGGAGGACGCCATCGAGGCCCTGCCAACCATCAGCCGCAGCACGCAAGACTTCACACGGCTGACGCCGCAGGCCAGCGGCCTGAGCTTTGGCGGACGCAACACGCAGTACAACAACTTTTCCGTCGACGGCTCAATCTTCAACAACCCGTACGGCCTCGACTCGCCCGTGCCCGGCGGCCAAACCAGCGCGCAGCCCATCAGCTTGGATGCGGTGGAGCAGGTGCAGGTCTCCATCGCCCCCTTCGACGTGCGCCAGGGCGGCTTTACCGGCGCCGGCGTAAACACCGTCACCAAGAGCGGCACGAACGACTTGACCGCTACGGCCTACTACTTCACGCGCAACGAAAACCTAATTGGCGATCAGGTGGGCAGCGCGACGCTCTTTGAGCCCGACCTCACCTTCAACCAGGCCGGCATCAGCGTGGGCGGGCCAATCATTGAAGACAAGCTGTTTTTCTTCGTCAACGGCGAGATTGTGCGTCGCGACGATCCCGGCTCCGTCTTCAGCGCGGACACCGATGGCAACCCCAACAACAATGGGCCAAACGTATCGCGCGTGCAGGCCGACGTCATGGAACGGATTAGCCAGCGGCTGCAAGAGGAGTACAACTACGACACGGGCGGTTTTGGCCGCGGCTACCTGCTGGATACCACCAACGACAAGCTGCTGGCCAAGCTGGACTGGAATATCGCGACCGGCCAGACGGCCACGCTGCGCTTCAATTACCTGAACGCCGCCAAAGACCTAAACGCCAACCCGGTGGCCATTTTCCGCCGCGGGCCCAATCAGAACACCCTGCCCTTCGAGAACGCAGGCTACACGATCAACAACGACATCTACTCGATCGTGGGCGAGTACAACGGCTCGTTTGGCACCCGCTACACCAACAAGACGATCATCGGCTACACGGCCTTCCGCGATAACCGGGAGCCGTTCAGCACCCCGTTTCCCACGCTGGAGATCTTTGAGAACGGGCTGCTCTACACCACGGCCGGGCATGAGCCGTTCTCCATCAATAACCTGCTGGACCAGGACGTCTTTCAGTTCACGAATAACTTCAGCATCTTTGCCGGAAGGCACACCATCACACTGGGCGTGAACTACGAGCAATTCTGGTTCAACAACTCGTTTAACCTGTTTAAGTACGGGCTCTTCGTCGCGCCTGTGCAGTTCGGGGGCACGCGGTTTCAATCGCTCGACGACTTCTTTGCGTACACAGATCCCAGCAATCCGTCGTGTAGCGCGCCCGGCGTTGATCCGGCCGATGGGCCTTGCTTCCTGGAGCTGAACGAGTTTGTCCCGGACAACCCGACGTTTGCTTTTGATGAGACAAACGTGGGGCAAGGCGCGCTGTACGTGCAGGACGAGTACACGGTGAGCGATCGCCTGGAGGTTACAGCCGGGCTGCGCGTGGATATGCCGGTGTACTACATGGATATTCCGCGCAACGAAGCCATCGCCTCGCTGCGCTTCCGGAACAACGAGCGGATTGACACCAGCGAACTGCCCGAGGTGCGCCCGCTGTGGTCGCCGCGCGTGGGCTTCAACTGGGACGTATTGGGCGACCGCACCACGCAGATCCGCGGCGGTTCGGGCATCTTCACCGGACGGCTGCCGTTTGTATGGATTGGCAACCAGGTGACGAACCAGGGCACCGACAACCCGAGCTGCATCAACACGCCTAATAACGACGGCTGCCTGGGCATCGTGAACGCGCTGTCGGACGACTTCCGCTGGCCGCAGGTCTGGAAGTCGAGCCTGGCTATTGACCAACGACTGCCGGGCAACGTCATTGCCACGGTGAACGCGCTGTACGGCAATGACCTGAACGCCATTGTGGTGCGCAACGCCAACCTGGCCCGGCCTACCGGCACTGCGCCCGACGGCCGCCCCACGTTTGGCAACGTGACCAATCCCGGCAACGAGACGTCCACCCGCATCAACGACGAGGTAGCGGGCGCCTACGTGATGGATAACACCAACGAAGGCTACCAGTGGAGCGTCACCGGCGAGCTGAAGAAGCAGTTTGATTTGGGTGTAAATGCGCGCCTGGCCTACACGTACAGTCAGGCCCGCAACAAGCTGACCTCCACCGAGATTGCGCAGGTGCTGTTCGAGGGCAACCCGGTGTCGGTCGATCCGAACAACCCGGAGCTGAGCTTCTCGGAGTTTGGCCTGAAGCACCGCATCATCGGCGCTGCGAGCTACCGCGTGGCGTATGCCGAGCGCTACAAGACGACCGTCGGGATGTTCTTTGAGGTAGGACGCGGCGATCGGTTCTCGTACACCTACGCCGGCGACATGAACGGCGACGGCGTCATCAACAACGATCTGATGTACGTGCCCACCGGACCGGGCGACATCAACCTCGTGAACCCCAGCAACTGGTCGGCACTCAACCGCTACATCACCCAGGACGAGTACCTGAGCAGCGTGCGCGGCGCAATTGCAGAACGCAACGGCGCCCTAAGTCCGTGGTTTGCGACGCTCGACCTGCAGGTGGCGCAGGACTTCACCCTGGATGTTGGCTCGACGGCGAATACGCTGCGCGTGTCGCTGAACATCTTCAACGTGCCCAACCTGCTCAACAGCGCCTGG
- a CDS encoding FAD-binding domain-containing protein, which yields MPAPPTDARPSPHAPDHLQVVWLKRDLRVTDHRPLCEAAGRGPVLPLYIVEPQVVNAPDFSARHWAFIRESLQALREALAARGQPLVVRQGDAVPTFQRLYEAAGAFTLWAHEETGNARTFARDVNVRRWARVHALPFHEIRQHGVFRGLEDRDTWSDRWTAHMADPPVAPPEALRPVPIRPGTIPTADNLGLTASYDTVQRGGAAAGERVLRSFLETRGRRYHKQLSSPNTAFDHCSRLSPHLAWGTVSLRSVLHATRKRQADVGRAAPWHRALAAFESRLHWHDHFIQKLESAPRIEHESFIPALDALRADAFNAAHYEAWTEGRTGYPLVDACMRALTATGYLNFRMRAMLVSFAAYDLWLDWRRFKDVLARRWTDYEPGIHFSQLQMQSGTTGINALRMYDPTKQAREHDPDGAFIRRWLPALAPVPTAYVHAPWLMPRSVQASCGCRIGRTYPAPIVRHETAVTQARQRIAAARKRPAVQQQAAEILERHGSRRGRRGKGASSTSNTPPDRQQTLDL from the coding sequence ATGCCCGCTCCCCCCACCGACGCCCGCCCATCGCCCCACGCGCCCGACCATTTGCAGGTGGTGTGGCTGAAGCGCGACCTGCGCGTGACCGACCATCGGCCGCTTTGCGAAGCCGCGGGCCGCGGGCCGGTGCTACCGCTGTACATCGTAGAGCCGCAGGTGGTAAACGCCCCCGACTTCTCGGCGCGGCACTGGGCGTTCATTCGGGAAAGCCTGCAGGCGCTGCGCGAAGCGCTGGCCGCACGCGGGCAGCCGCTGGTGGTGCGTCAGGGCGACGCGGTGCCCACGTTTCAGCGGCTGTACGAGGCAGCAGGCGCGTTCACGCTGTGGGCGCACGAGGAAACCGGCAACGCCCGCACGTTTGCGCGCGACGTGAACGTTCGCCGCTGGGCCCGCGTCCATGCCCTCCCCTTTCACGAAATCCGCCAGCATGGCGTCTTTCGGGGACTTGAGGACCGCGACACCTGGTCTGATCGCTGGACGGCCCACATGGCTGACCCGCCGGTGGCGCCGCCCGAGGCGCTGCGCCCGGTGCCGATACGGCCGGGCACAATCCCAACAGCCGACAACCTCGGACTGACGGCGTCGTACGATACAGTGCAACGTGGCGGCGCCGCGGCCGGTGAGCGCGTGCTACGCTCGTTCTTGGAGACGCGCGGGCGGCGCTACCACAAGCAGCTGTCCAGCCCCAACACCGCCTTCGACCATTGCTCGCGGCTGAGTCCGCACCTCGCGTGGGGCACGGTCAGCCTGCGCTCTGTGCTTCATGCCACGCGCAAGCGACAGGCGGACGTGGGGCGGGCGGCGCCGTGGCATCGGGCCCTCGCGGCCTTCGAGAGCCGCTTGCACTGGCACGATCACTTCATCCAGAAGCTCGAGTCGGCGCCACGCATCGAGCACGAAAGCTTCATCCCGGCGCTCGACGCCCTCCGCGCCGATGCCTTCAACGCCGCGCACTACGAAGCCTGGACCGAGGGCCGCACCGGCTACCCGCTGGTGGATGCCTGCATGCGCGCCCTCACGGCCACCGGCTACCTCAACTTCCGGATGCGCGCAATGCTCGTTTCCTTTGCCGCGTACGACCTCTGGCTCGACTGGCGCCGTTTCAAGGACGTGCTGGCGCGCCGCTGGACCGACTACGAGCCCGGCATTCACTTCAGTCAGCTGCAGATGCAATCCGGCACCACCGGCATCAACGCCCTGCGCATGTACGACCCCACCAAGCAGGCCCGTGAGCACGATCCCGACGGCGCCTTCATTCGCCGCTGGCTACCGGCGCTCGCCCCAGTGCCCACCGCCTACGTGCATGCGCCCTGGCTGATGCCCCGCTCGGTGCAGGCGTCGTGCGGGTGCCGCATCGGGCGCACCTATCCGGCGCCGATTGTGCGGCACGAGACGGCCGTCACGCAGGCACGCCAACGCATCGCCGCGGCGCGCAAGCGGCCTGCAGTGCAGCAACAAGCCGCCGAGATACTGGAGCGCCACGGCAGCCGGCGCGGGCGGCGGGGGAAGGGTGCATCGTCCACATCCAACACGCCGCCCGACAGGCAACAAACCCTCGACCTATAA
- a CDS encoding efflux RND transporter periplasmic adaptor subunit yields the protein MLRSSWSVLLLSTLTLALVLAGCGSDAPSQGGPPNGDDTIPSVEATIAQYGALPLQERLSGTVRAKNQVAIYPEINARIVAVMVQNGDYVNTGDPLVRLNDDVYRQQLLQAEAQLQIARAQAAEAKATLEERRLQLQRTEKLAQQNFESAQQLQSIKAQVAAAKARYEQAQGQVMQAEATVAERRADLQRTVVRAPTNGHIGMRNAEVGQRVDSSTRLLTMGSFDEVEVQVDVTDELLGKINVGQTARVHVPSRDTTLQARVSRMSPFINPNTYRAAAEIDVPNADGLLKPGMFVEVDVEYGESQQATLVPVNALYEDPQTGTQGVFVAPSLGQEVPVEMPGNYNPNNPPPLTSPTPTVFRPIEVIAEGRHTAGIRGVDPGTWVITVGQNLLSRPEQNRVDARVRPQPWNRIVALQRLQDQDLLRRFMKKQQRLARQRGSYDAGNTSTPAAATAAPDSLQSSRVQSVALTSTP from the coding sequence ATGCTCCGCTCCTCGTGGTCCGTGCTGCTTCTTAGCACGTTAACGCTGGCTCTCGTCTTGGCTGGTTGTGGCAGCGACGCGCCGTCGCAGGGCGGGCCGCCGAACGGTGATGACACGATTCCGTCGGTTGAGGCTACGATCGCGCAGTATGGTGCATTGCCCCTCCAGGAACGCCTCAGCGGCACCGTCCGGGCCAAAAACCAGGTGGCGATTTATCCGGAGATCAACGCGCGCATTGTGGCGGTCATGGTCCAAAACGGGGACTACGTGAACACGGGCGACCCGCTCGTGCGCCTGAACGATGACGTGTATCGCCAGCAACTGCTGCAGGCCGAGGCCCAGCTGCAGATTGCACGCGCGCAGGCCGCCGAGGCTAAGGCCACCCTGGAAGAACGCCGCCTGCAGCTACAGCGTACCGAGAAGCTGGCGCAGCAGAATTTTGAGAGCGCCCAGCAGTTGCAGTCCATTAAAGCACAAGTGGCTGCAGCCAAAGCGCGCTACGAGCAAGCGCAGGGACAGGTGATGCAAGCCGAAGCCACCGTAGCGGAGCGCCGGGCCGATCTGCAACGCACCGTGGTGCGCGCGCCCACCAACGGCCACATCGGCATGCGCAACGCCGAAGTGGGGCAACGCGTGGACAGCAGCACGCGGCTGCTTACGATGGGAAGCTTCGACGAGGTGGAGGTGCAGGTTGATGTAACGGACGAGCTGCTTGGCAAAATTAACGTGGGGCAGACGGCGCGGGTACACGTTCCATCTAGAGACACCACCTTACAGGCACGCGTCTCGCGGATGTCGCCCTTCATCAATCCGAATACCTATCGGGCCGCTGCAGAAATTGACGTACCGAATGCTGACGGTTTGCTCAAGCCGGGCATGTTTGTGGAGGTCGACGTGGAGTACGGCGAAAGCCAGCAGGCAACGCTCGTGCCGGTGAATGCCCTGTACGAAGATCCGCAGACCGGCACGCAAGGGGTGTTCGTGGCGCCTTCGCTTGGGCAAGAGGTGCCGGTGGAGATGCCTGGCAACTACAACCCCAACAACCCGCCGCCGCTGACCAGCCCGACGCCCACTGTTTTCCGCCCCATTGAAGTGATTGCGGAAGGGCGCCACACGGCCGGCATTCGGGGCGTAGACCCGGGCACGTGGGTCATTACTGTTGGGCAGAACTTGCTGAGTCGCCCGGAGCAAAACCGCGTCGATGCCCGCGTGCGCCCGCAACCGTGGAATCGTATTGTGGCGCTGCAGCGCCTGCAAGACCAGGATCTGCTCCGTCGCTTCATGAAGAAGCAGCAGCGCCTGGCCCGGCAACGCGGAAGCTATGATGCGGGCAATACCTCAACACCCGCTGCGGCCACCGCCGCGCCCGACTCACTACAGTCGAGCCGCGTGCAATCTGTAGCCCTTACGTCTACCCCTTAG